The genomic window tgtttacgattttctatcagttctcaccacacaacgacgtctcatctttgctccttgaatgtcgatatgtaatggtatggagttattgaaacttactacgtgtaaaaaagactagaaattgaatgtttatttttcattgaatgtttacataaagttgcactgggtgcctttaaagtgcAAGGACTGGATCTCTGGGAACACCTTGGTTACCTTGACGGGCCTGGCCTTTCGGTTCCGGTCTTGGTCCTTGTGACTCCTCTTACGGGACAAAGAGCGCTCCTTCCGCTCCCTGCTGCGctccctcctccgccctcccctcTTCACCCTGCTGGAGTTAGAGGACAAACGGTCACTGAGAGCCGGCCATCTTTTCCTTCTCCACAAAAGCCAATGATGGGAGACATCGTCATCATACAGGAACATAAGCTTTTTGTTCCATAACAGTCTACAGGGATATTTCAAAATAACTAGCAATGTTAGTTTGATAAGACTAGAGTTTGAGTTATATCATATTTACATATATGAAGGGATACATGATTATTGTACCTATGGCTTATTGTAGGTATGTACAATAATatttacagatatatatatatatatatatatacacagtcaTTTCTTTAAATTAATAAATTTTTAAGATGAATTGATTTAGAGTAATATTGACAAAGTCATTATATATTTGTGTTGTTGATCTATATTATGCATTGATCTCTTGAAATCAGTCAAACAGGGATCCCCCtctttataataaatattttccACAAACGTTACAACACTTTTGCATATACTATTCCTTTACTCAATGTAATGCCCTGGTCATGTTGCATTACATTGGTTTCTATGATTAATAAATAGACTCAAAGGGCTGGAGCCCAGCTCCATGGCTGTCTGTACATGAGCCTTCAGACTCCTAAGCTTACCTCGGCTTCTGTTGGAAAGTTTGATGACTGTTGGCGCCTCTGTGGGAGGCTGCAGTGTTTCTGCATGAGTGAAACAAATTGTCATTCCTCCACTCTAGATCCCTAACACTGTTGCTACCTTTGGGGCTTTTGAGACTAATACCACACTATGTACAGCCTCCACCGGTCTTCTCAGTAGGAACATTTTGTTAATGGATTATCAGCATTTTCCATTTTTGGACCTGAAAGAGGAAGCTGCCGTTTCCCAATGACTAAGGGCGCACTCACGCTAGGCAAGTTTGtatgttccgtgctgcaggaagattcagcacgattcccccccctccccactccccgtgctggcccgtggtcacactgctcccaaaggcagtggcctgggcacgattgctccttcatacataagTCATCACATCGTAATACTATAAAtatgtcatcaccaagcgtcctcgcTGCCATAACAACAGtggagaacaacaacgtgaatgctgtcgtcggcccaaatttcaagtaaacactcgactccactatcgcaccaacgtaaacccactcgtgaaccgcttgccgccattgtttaaaattattgttgtggggaagaagggcatggacctataaagaaagaagggtcgcgcaaggactacgtcatccagctcacgttgcgtatccggccgcgcgtgtcatctcattagcatctgtactttggccacggcacacctctcccaagtgtgccgtggccaaggggctgttccgtgctggaatacggatggcgtggtcacactagacAAACGTTCTAGGCtgtagtatgcaaatgagctcgggcacagggccgcggccctagtgtgagtggcccctaagGGACTAATCAGGACCAGTGGAGGGTGGATTGATGGATTGATTTAAAAGAGGACCCACAGAGTCTAGGATATAGGCCAATACATGCCACTATTGGGGACGCTTGATtccaaagaaataaaaaacactGATCGTAAACCCTCCCTCTCCAAACCACGTTCCCATCTAAACTGGTGTGGAAAACCTTAAGCGAGGTGTCTCTACCCCGCTCTAGATATATGCATCCTTCATGTAACCTAACCCATGTTGCTAACTCCCTAAAGGTAGCGTCTACACGGCCCCATTCATTTCAGAGCACGTGCCAAGCTAAGGAACGGTGCACATCGTCTCACTAAGGGGCAGACAACCCGCTATTGGACCCCTACAGGCAGTTGCTGACTTTGGGTTTGAAGCCAGAACCCTGTGGCTGGGAGTCATACTGACCCCCTGACTACTGGCTGCCCCCCAGCGGTATGCTctaggcggggggagggggtgttttGCTCAcctctggggggagggagaccggGCCGTCCTCCTGGGGCTCCTGCAGCGCTCCCTACTGCGTCTCCTGTGGCCCCTGGAGGGAACCATACGCGTTATTATACGTCACATGTTGTCATAGGCATCATACGTTTTATTACACGTTAGCAGTACTATAAATGTCATTTTCTTTCCATTGCTTATGATTTACGAATTTGCCCCATTTAACAAAAGGAAAATAGACATGGCTGAGTGGTAGTCCTGGTaaatgaacacatgcacacagccacacacacacctggagtggCTTCGGCTCCGTCGTTTGTCCCGGGAGCGTGAGCGCCTCTTGTGGACGCCGCGAGGACTGCCCCTGGGCACGGGCGCCTGAGAGGGCTTGGTCCTGCAACCCAGAGAGACGCCGTTACTTAACCGTCACAACACACTAGGGGTTAAAGCTGCTCTAGAAACGATTCAATGGTTTTAAAAAAGGGaacagaaagagagcaagattcTGAAACCAAACCACCAATAACAGCCCCTCACGCTCTGCAGCCTCCCTCCATTCGTTCTCCACCAGTAAAACGTTTTACATTTCATGAACCTATGATTGACAGGGCGGATGGACTCCCCGAACCTATCAGGGACGAGATGCCTTGTTTGTTCAGAAATGAGCCAGCAGGGGCAGTCAACTACTGACGGATATTCCCACAGCACagttcactcactaatagctgacaaGGTTTATAACAAGCTAAATCTCAAAAAGTATGGCCCCTTTAACATAACGAGGAGGATGTAGCCTAACGAGGAGGCCGAAGCCTAACGAGGAGGCAGAGGCCTAACAACTTGTTCCCACCTGTGTCTCGAGCGCGACCTCTTCTTGTGCGTCTTCGAGCGTGAGGGAGAGCGCGTCCGCGAGCGGGAACGCCGCGGCCGTCGGGACCGACTGGCAGAGCGCggcttttcctcctctcctacaGAAAACAGCAGAGGAAGCCCAGGCATTGAGTGGAAGGCTAACGAAGGACGGGCAGGGATGCACGGCTGAGCCAATGGGACTGGGGCTAGGGGGGAGTGCGTACCGGGCTCTATGGCGAGGGCAATGGTGGACTGGGCCTCCCTCACGCGCTTCATCACGCTCTCCAGCTCCTTGGCGGCGGCCTGGGCCGTCAGCTCCGGGGGCTTCACGATGGCGTTGTTGGAATGGTTGATCCTGGAAGGCAAAGGAAGGATGAAGAGAAACATGTTAGCTAAAATTTAGAGTTCACGCAGcaaaccccttcttcttctacgcctctcttgctgaactgcgacttgtcaacatccgggataatataccAGTAACTAACATAGATAACTAacagctctcaagtctcacgcattcggcgtgagacacacgcaattcggaagaagacgatgggtgtgtcgcatagacgtcgtcatcgtcttgccgtccctccccgttctgtgattggttccccatctcaggcgaaaatctgatccatggaatccaggctgcctcgcAGCGAGAAATGAAATCGCACGCAAGGCAGCATGGCTATAGCCAGGCTATTTCGGAGGCGGGACACGTTCAGAATTCCATTAATAAATTAACAGACGTGACTGTGACGTGAATTGTCTGGCTGGCTGAAATTtgatacatgttcacattgaatttgcgttgcgttgcgtttctctggttCGTTCACAAACTatttaggctacgccctcccctactcagttctgttcgctttgcattggtggaagtagGAGGAGTGGTTAAAGgtggggtatgggatttgcgaaacgccagcagattttgaaaatacacaactcaaatggtcctaccccctctccttcaacgctgactctgactccacccattccaagtacatggacgcgcaatcatgcacgggcgaacacagatgcgcgagagcgagccattagctagttagctagctccagtagctaccgcaggataacaacagaagcttgctcAGGGTCACGATCTTTGAGTATTTTCACTAAGGGGTCGTGTGGGGAGGGGGtcggggagtgcagtacgaccgtttgattgacgaacttactgtccaatgccactcggtgggtctggaaatcattggctggagtttttcgagccctgcccgttccacagatgattgacttgtttaattttcatgtcagtacttctaactcagtggctgtaagtgggttatgataaggatttcaagtaattttgcaaaaatggccaaaaaagagaattccatacccaacctttaagtagagccttcagattggacggtttgacttactcaggtaccgtcgtgttttgtatttatttttttaccattattgttttatagggacaatcattaacaaatttctcctacaggtgattgataaagttctatctagacaattgaacagaaagaaagtgttttttctgaatattagtgttacgggccaataatgcttactatcatacgttagttaccatgtctgtggacaaatTTGTGTTTAgtcacatttaaatataaaaaaacaaattgacttatgatggtgtagccatgcatgttgttttattgttaatatgtcaatttgacttttattgaaaatactttgtatagatgaattatccccaaacttcgtaacacctttgaaataaacatgacttaacatggcagatacccgtgtattgtttatcaaatttcagcaaattttccgccgctgctgaatttcttatttttttttaacaagaggaGAGCTTCATATTTACGGAGGAACTTCCGCAGATTCggagtttgcggttcaatagatcatcagtgaaacatcgttgcgacacaattgagtgtagtaacccagagaaccagctacaacattgttttcatccaaacgagccgtctttagcgaactgtgaattgcattggcttctacgagcagtcggaTTCAGCCGCGatcttagggaccgtctgcaatgtgcaaaactgaaaacgaccacaatggtaaaatttcaatagcgctgccattattgactctagatccCTAAAACGTTTTCAATATGCATGGGCTCTTTATGTCTAACTGCAACCttatgttttgaaaaatatatctctacttatttttaagaaattatttttttagcaaaaatgtcaatatacattttttttagcaacattatcagtagcgtcgccattattgattCTAGAGCTCCAAAACTTGttcaatagaggcatggcctatttatgctcctactacaacctttgtgatggggCGAGGGGAGGGAGTGTGAAGATGCATTGGTTTGAGGCACAGACCTTTTCGATTGTTGGAGTATTTGGGTTATGGGATTTTAATGTAtagggtggttgttgatataaaatattttttgttaaataaaagtaaataatggttttaaagattatacttgtaatatgttcaatctctccttatttcccctgctaattactgtgcacaaatgtactgtatgtatgttgccagcagacacatagaaacctcccggcagggtgcgctttgcgagcacacaaaaaaattgcgtgtgaaaaacataacatttcacctccgctgcAACTCaatcctaggggaaacactgagagTGTAACGTTTCAACTCGGTTCCTTGGTAGAACCTACTTACAGTCTTATCTATTGCtactattatattgttcaaaatttacacatttattaaagaaatatatagcgcataaaaagtggctggtaaaaaagatgagtggctggtagattttttaatctacctgccacagtggctggtgggcaaaaaagttaatttccatccctggtcCACATATATCATCGTAGCATTGATATAAAACAGAATGAAGATTCTATTTGTTTCATAAATGTTGCATTGCTAACTGAACTAAATTAGATTGATAATTCAGCATCAGCGTACCATATTTCCTCCATACAAACATATCAGTAAAACCATTAATCCTTTAGAAAGAAATGAAGAAAGCCAGTTCATGATTAAATACAattgtgtttgttattgttgtggCCGATAAGCGATAATGATAATTAGATGTTAATAAAGATCCCATACTTGAGCGGTCTGTCTCCGAACATGACGCCGTTGAAGGTGAGCGCTCTGGACACAGAGTTCTGGTCCAGGAACTCCACGAAGGCGAAGCGTGTGGGCTGGGTCTCGTCCCCCGCCATGCGCACAAACTTCACGTCTCCCACTTGCTTGAAGAACTCCAAGAGCTGGTCAGCCGTGGTGGTCTGTAAGCacaccaaaacaacacattACATAAGAAAAGTGTACGGCATGTCAAGTCAAATCTCTGTGgtctacacacagacaaactgtAAATCAGTGTAAATATAGTTAACATGAATGAACTAAAGGTAATTAAGAGTTCCAATAACCTCTGTTGACTTGACCCACCTTACTATTGGCTGTTGTGCATATTTAGACGACCCTTGCCTTGTTAGACGCACTTCAATGCACAAAATGGCAGACAGCTATGATTCCATAAAACAAACGGACCCTGACCTCAGGAGTGAAATCCCTGAGGAATCGGACACGGTGTCTGAAGGCCCCACCTGGGAGTTGAGGTTGCCCACGTAGACAGTCCTGCGGATCTCGTCGATCTTGGAGGGGTCCACGTTCCCCATGAGCGGCGGGGGCTGGGCGCTCAGCGAGGGGGAGAGCTCCGCAGGGG from Gadus macrocephalus chromosome 4, ASM3116895v1 includes these protein-coding regions:
- the srek1 gene encoding splicing regulatory glutamine/lysine-rich protein 1 isoform X1, which encodes MNGIPGTTVVQVTNLSSAVSSEQMATLFGFLGDIEELRLYPPDNAPIAFSSKVCYIKYREPSSVGVAQHLTNTVLIDRALIVVPCAEGRIPEEAKALSLLAPAAPPAPAILPGAGLLPIPIPTPSPVHNLNLPVLSRPPAELSPSLSAQPPPLMGNVDPSKIDEIRRTVYVGNLNSQTTTADQLLEFFKQVGDVKFVRMAGDETQPTRFAFVEFLDQNSVSRALTFNGVMFGDRPLKINHSNNAIVKPPELTAQAAAKELESVMKRVREAQSTIALAIEPGEEEKPRSASRSRRPRRSRSRTRSPSRSKTHKKRSRSRHRTKPSQAPVPRGSPRGVHKRRSRSRDKRRSRSHSRGHRRRSRERCRSPRRTARSPSPQRNTAASHRGANSHQTFQQKPSRVKRGGRRRERSRERKERSLSRKRSHKDQDRNRKARPVKVQKEVEREAKEDCESDREGSGSASEDMASPCTQQNGR
- the srek1 gene encoding splicing regulatory glutamine/lysine-rich protein 1 isoform X2; translated protein: MNGIPGTTVVQVTNLSSAVSSEQMATLFGFLGDIEELRLYPPDNAPIAFSSKVCYIKYREPSSVGVAQHLTNTVLIDRALIVVPCAEGRIPEEAKALSLLAPAAPPAPAILPGAGLLPIPIPTPSPVHNLNLPVLSRPPAELSPSLSAQPPPLMGNVDPSKIDEIRRTVYVGNLNSQTTTADQLLEFFKQVGDVKFVRMAGDETQPTRFAFVEFLDQNSVSRALTFNGVMFGDRPLKINHSNNAIVKPPELTAQAAAKELESVMKRVREAQSTIALAIEPGEEEKPRSASRSRRPRRSRSRTRSPSRSKTHKKRSRSRHRTKPSQAPVPRGSPRGVHKRRSRSRDKRRSRSHSRGHRRRSRERCRSPRRTARSPSPQRNTAASHRGANSHQTFQQKPRVKRGGRRRERSRERKERSLSRKRSHKDQDRNRKARPVKVQKEVEREAKEDCESDREGSGSASEDMASPCTQQNGR
- the srek1 gene encoding splicing regulatory glutamine/lysine-rich protein 1 isoform X3: MIEQTTVPPAPWTPANRCLCPLTGRIPEEAKALSLLAPAAPPAPAILPGAGLLPIPIPTPSPVHNLNLPVLSRPPAELSPSLSAQPPPLMGNVDPSKIDEIRRTVYVGNLNSQTTTADQLLEFFKQVGDVKFVRMAGDETQPTRFAFVEFLDQNSVSRALTFNGVMFGDRPLKINHSNNAIVKPPELTAQAAAKELESVMKRVREAQSTIALAIEPGEEEKPRSASRSRRPRRSRSRTRSPSRSKTHKKRSRSRHRTKPSQAPVPRGSPRGVHKRRSRSRDKRRSRSHSRGHRRRSRERCRSPRRTARSPSPQRNTAASHRGANSHQTFQQKPSRVKRGGRRRERSRERKERSLSRKRSHKDQDRNRKARPVKVQKEVEREAKEDCESDREGSGSASEDMASPCTQQNGR